Proteins found in one Lates calcarifer isolate ASB-BC8 linkage group LG8, TLL_Latcal_v3, whole genome shotgun sequence genomic segment:
- the spon2b gene encoding spondin-2b, with protein sequence METTRNILTISEALYHLIVMMLTLGQGIHSMPVPTDVPMCTASETAQYSLTFTGKWTQAAFPKQYPVYRPPAQWSNLIGVTHSSDYHMWQRNEFASNGVREFAEKGEAWMLMKEVEEAGERIQSVYGILSAPAVVGGTGQMNTQFEVFARHSYLSFIVRIIPSPDWFVGVDTVDLCDGDHWKENVSLELFPYDAGTDSGFTFSSPNFETIPQDKITQITSSFPSHPANSFYYPRLKHLPPIAKVTLTKVKKTNQIISLPVEPTQSNQLPTGNEIEDKLINTPLDCEVSVWSPWGLCKGKCGDSGMQHRTRYILMHPANNGAACPLLEEERKCFPDNCL encoded by the exons ATGGAGACCACCAGGAACATCCTCACCATCTCTGAGGCGCTCTACCATCTGATCGTCATGATGCTGACACTGGGCCAAGGCATTCACTCAATGCCTGTTCCCACTGATGTCCCCATGTGCACGGCCTCAGAAACTGCACAGTACAGCCTAACATTTACCGGCAAGTGGACCCAGGCAGCTTTCCCCAAGCAGTATCCTGTCTACCGTCCTCCTGCACAGTGGTCAAACCTCATTG GGGTGACCCACAGCTCCGACTACCACATGTGGCAGCGTAATGAGTTTGCCAGCAACGGAGTGCGGGAGTTTGCGGAGAAAGGCGAGGCCTGGATGCTCATGAAGGAAGTTGAGGAGGCCGGCGAACGCATCCAGAGCGTTTATGGGATCCTCTCCGCTCCCGCTGTCGTGGGAGGAACAGGCCAGATGAACACTCAGTTTGAGGTCTTCGCCCGGCACTCCTAT TTGTCGTTTATTGTGCGCATCATTCCAAGCCCTGACTGGTTTGTGGGTGTGGACACTGTTGACCTGTGCGACGGCGACCACTGGAAAGAGAATGTGTCACTGGAGCTTTTCCCGTACGACGCAGGAACTGACAGCGGGTTCACCTTCTCCTCTCCAAACTTTGAGACCATCCCGCAGGACAAAATCACACAG atcacctcctccttccctaGCCACCCTGCCAACTCCTTTTACTACCCCCGCCTGAAGCACCTGCCACCCATCGCCAAGGTAACGCTGACCAAGGTAAAGAAGACCAATCAGATCATCAGTCTGCCTGTGGAGCCCACCCAGTCCAACCAACTGCCAACAGGAAACGAGATTGAAGACAAACTCATAA ATACCCCTCTGGACTGTGAGGTGTCAGTGTGGTCTCCCTGGGGCTTGTGCAAAGGCAAGTGTGGAGACTCGGGCATGCAGCACCGCACACGCTACATCCTGATGCACCCAGCCAACAATGGAGCAgcctgccccctgctggaggaagagaggaagtgcTTCCCTGACAACTGCTTATGA
- the si:ch211-255i20.3 gene encoding transmembrane emp24 domain-containing protein 11, with the protein MGFRGIGFLLQCYLMLAAAMYFDLGEQEEKCIIEEIPEDMLVTGYFLLEPWDMKSFSHSPHFGVTVTVRDPGHEVVMSKRYGKFGKFTFTAHASGQHYLCFQTNSTRFAVFAGERLKLHLDVQMGEHSIDPKPDKTKDSMEILENSLRHLIDQMMYITRQQEYQREKEDVFRQISEDTNGKVLWWAVVQTSILLSVGFWQMKRLKDFFIAKKLV; encoded by the exons ATGGGTTTTCGAGGCATTGGCTTTCTGCTCCAGTGTTACCTGATGTTGGCAGCGGCCATGTATTTTGATCttggagagcaggaggaaaaatGCATCATTGAGGAGATTCCTGAAGACATGCTGGTGACCG GTTATTTCTTACTGGAGCCTTGGGATATGAAGTCATTCAGCCACTCTCCTCACTTTGGCGTCACGGTGACAGTCAGAGACCCAGGCCATGAG GTTGTGATGTCCAAACGCTATGGCAAATTTGGTAAATTCACCTTCACAGCTCACGCCTCTGGTCAGCACTACCTTTGCTTCCAAACAAACTCCACGAGGTTTGCTGTCTTTGCTGGGGAGAGGCTG AAGCTACATTTGGACGTTCAGATGGGAGAGCACTCAATTGACCCCAAGCCTGACAAAACTAAAGACAGCATGGAGATACTGGAGAACAGCCTCAGGCACCTCATTGATCAGATGATGTACATCACCAGGCAGCAGGAGTACCAGAGG GAGAAGGAGGACGTGTTTCGCCAGATCAGTGAGGACACCAATGGTAAAGTGTTGTGGTGGGCCGTGGTGCAGACCTCTATTCTGCTGTCAGTTGGTTTCTGGCAAATGAAACGACTCAAAGACTTCTTCATTGCCAAGAAGCTGGTCTGA
- the LOC108895053 gene encoding probable E3 SUMO-protein ligase RNF212, protein MSYWICCNSCFLSPTADRKLGVTTCGHIICSVCFQKGIQGKCLICNAKCQVSPLSDKSSSEVKALFSDISVVATKHLTEISKVIMFQARHQKRLLTHYQQRNEKLEEVLLKMKQEMQQMTKKLNEQSAYISKLENSIQHQSVKASSVSQMSHSSHTPHGHKPVLQIPYNSPMSLSRHSSVTNVTENMEVDERSLFRKPNTVPRLSLISPPEDGRMGTIPHRSSNQNTLANHSARSATVSRFGGAPLIPDISYGHSSGWKSPIFKPPSSFRHSMSSLVCPPP, encoded by the exons ATGTCTTACTGGATCTGCTGCAACTCCTGCTTCCTTTCACCCACTGCCGACCGAAAACTGGGCGTGACAACCTGTGGCCATATTATCTGTAGCGTCTGTTTTCAGAAAG GCATACAAGGCAAATGTTTAATATGCAACGCCAAATGCCAAGTGTCACCTCTCTCTGACAAA agcagctcagaggtgaaggctttgttttctgacatCAGTGTTGTGGCAACCAAACACCTCACGGAAATCAGCAAA gttATAATGTTCCAGGCAAGACATCAAAAGAGACTGTTGACTCACTACCAGCAGAGG AATGAGAAACTAGAGGAGGTATTACTCAAAATGAAGCAAGAAATGCAGCAGATGACAAA GAAGCTGAATGAACAGAGCGCCTACATTTCAAAGCTTGAAAATTCTATTCAGCATCAGAG TGTCAAAGCTTCATCTGTGTCTCAGATGAGCCACAGTTCCCATACTCCACATGGACATAAACCAG TCTTACAGATCCCATATAACTCCCCTATGTCCCTCTCCCGACACTCCTCAGTCACTAATGT CACTGAAAACATGGAGGTGGATGAAAGGAGTCTGTTCAGGAAA CCTAACACTGTCCCTAGACTGTCGTTAATCAGTCCCCCAGAAGATGGACGAATGG GCACCATCCCTCACAGGTCGTCCAATCAGAACACACTGGCCAACCATTCTGCTCGCTCTGCAACAGTCAG tcgCTTTGGGGGAGCACCACTGATCCCAGACATTTCATACGGCCACAGTTCGGGATGGAAGTCTCCCATCTTcaaacccccctcctccttcagaCACTCCATGTCCTCCCTGGTCTGCCCTCCTccttga